A segment of the Halocatena salina genome:
AGTAATTTCAGTGGTATCCTTCTGCTCGGACGGTCCAGACGGGTCCTCAAACCGTTCATCCATCCCGCGCGGCATGGTCAGGCCTCCACCGTAGTTCTATCGAATGCTCGTTCCATCGTCTCTGCAACCTCCAAGAAGCGGTCCCGCTCAACCGCTTGATCGTTGTCGTCGTCCCACTCGTAGATGTCTTGACCGTTATCCCACGCTCGCTGGATTGCCACTCGAACAGGGAGCTTGAACATCGGGGTCATTGACGACCACTGTTTTTCGAATACATCAATGAATTTTCGAGATTGCCCGTCATCACGGAACATGTTGGCGAGAAGGCCAACAAGGGCGATGTCGGTGTTTTGTCTGTCCTCAATCGATTCGAGCTGATCCCACAGCTCATCAAGTGCATCGCGTGACGTTGCTTGCGTTTGGGCTGATAGGAAGACGTTCTGTGCCGCGATGAACGCCGCGTCTGTCAGTACCGAGAGGTCAGGGGGACAATCGATAAGTATGAAATCGTAGTCGTACGTCTCGGTCAACTCTTCAAGAGCATACTGCAACGCAAAGCGGGAATCGGCGTCATCCATCCAATCCCGCGCTAGTCCCATATCTTTGTGACTGGGAACCAGATCGAAATTCAGATGATCGAACTGATCATCTGAAATGAGAATATCCGCGAGGGTGATGTCCTCTGTGCGAGGATTATCGACGAGGACATCTAAGAGATTCCCCTCATCCGTGACCAACAGGTTTGGAAGGTCGTTTTTCGGGTTCGATGGGTCCTCTCCATCACCGGGACCAAGACCAAGTCCCTTCGTCATGTCCCCTTGTGGGTCTATATCAATCGC
Coding sequences within it:
- a CDS encoding ParA family protein; translation: MGSKPHGWGINPSTGIPTIAFGNQKGGTGKTTGTINSAAALAVNGHDVLAIDIDPQGDMTKGLGLGPGDGEDPSNPKNDLPNLLVTDEGNLLDVLVDNPRTEDITLADILISDDQFDHLNFDLVPSHKDMGLARDWMDDADSRFALQYALEELTETYDYDFILIDCPPDLSVLTDAAFIAAQNVFLSAQTQATSRDALDELWDQLESIEDRQNTDIALVGLLANMFRDDGQSRKFIDVFEKQWSSMTPMFKLPVRVAIQRAWDNGQDIYEWDDDNDQAVERDRFLEVAETMERAFDRTTVEA